A stretch of the Clostridium botulinum genome encodes the following:
- a CDS encoding transposase: MIITLNIQSENIYFKIFETVNIAFNKLGINTRKAKGRPPKYSDQQIVACMIYGVNNSIFSLRELEYKIKQDIVFQKIIGLKEVPDHSTFSLRAIALEKYVYYGIYAMLIELINPSTRICAIDGTALRSSLYDSEARYGKGTRLGRYKGYKLHCTACVCDSILPLSFSVTTANVYDNQVQGLLYELKTYNPFIVLADAAYDDAQWFKVSKTLEYNLLTDVNMRKANSIESFKDESRYKNALFMQSPIGKNLYKNRLKIEQLFSILKGLYNLENPRLYGQKRYERHIKWVLLSYLIDEFNKVNSKISSRKYPWNL; the protein is encoded by the coding sequence ATGATTATAACATTAAATATACAAAGCGAAAACATTTATTTTAAAATTTTTGAAACTGTTAATATTGCATTTAATAAACTTGGCATTAATACTAGAAAAGCTAAAGGTAGACCACCTAAATATTCAGATCAACAAATTGTTGCATGTATGATATATGGTGTAAATAATAGTATTTTTAGTCTTAGAGAACTTGAATATAAAATTAAACAAGATATTGTATTTCAAAAGATTATAGGTTTAAAAGAAGTTCCTGACCATTCTACATTTTCTTTAAGAGCTATAGCTTTAGAAAAATACGTGTACTATGGCATTTATGCTATGCTTATTGAACTTATAAATCCATCAACTAGAATTTGTGCTATTGATGGTACTGCATTAAGGAGCTCATTATATGATAGCGAAGCTAGGTATGGAAAAGGAACTCGACTTGGCAGATATAAAGGATATAAGTTACATTGTACCGCTTGTGTATGTGATAGTATATTACCTTTGTCATTTTCTGTAACTACTGCAAATGTATATGATAATCAAGTCCAAGGATTGTTATATGAACTAAAAACTTATAATCCATTTATTGTACTTGCCGATGCTGCTTATGATGATGCTCAATGGTTTAAAGTTTCTAAAACTCTAGAATATAATTTATTAACAGACGTAAATATGCGTAAAGCAAATAGTATAGAATCTTTTAAAGATGAATCTAGATATAAAAATGCTCTTTTTATGCAATCACCAATAGGTAAAAATTTATATAAAAATAGGCTAAAAATTGAACAATTATTTTCTATACTTAAGGGACTCTATAACCTAGAAAACCCTAGACTTTATGGACAAAAACGTTATGAACGCCATATTAAGTGGGTTCTTTTATCGTATCTTATAGACGAATTTAATAAGGTTAACAGCAAAATAAGTTCTAGAAAATATCCTTGGAATCTATAG
- a CDS encoding BMC domain-containing protein produces MARYEAIGSIETFGLVFALEAADAMCKAADVELIGYENVASGYISVLVRGDVGACKTAVDAGIAAVNTMEGANLYSSVVIARPHEDLEKIIKRYAVESLIPE; encoded by the coding sequence ATGGCAAGATATGAAGCTATAGGATCAATTGAAACTTTTGGATTGGTTTTTGCTCTAGAAGCAGCAGATGCGATGTGTAAAGCAGCAGATGTTGAACTTATTGGATATGAAAACGTTGCCTCGGGTTATATCTCTGTATTAGTTCGTGGAGATGTTGGTGCTTGCAAGACAGCGGTAGATGCTGGTATTGCAGCTGTTAATACAATGGAAGGTGCAAATCTTTATAGTTCAGTAGTTATTGCAAGACCACATGAAGACCTTGAAAAAATAATAAAACGATATGCAGTTGAAAGTCTTATACCGGAATAA
- a CDS encoding MerR family transcriptional regulator, with product MEEELYSIGRVGEICNITKKALRYYDKMHILSPDKVADENGYRYYSKRTLLSVPMIKYYKQSGFKLEEMKTFLKGTTYDFFHRSFKKKIHELKELQKEINLKIRSVEDWDNLIVEAQMVIENKVCDVSVKYIDNRTLIFLDQNFQYDYMDSIINIEFTNYIESINNAITGPVIIRFPSFEEKMNGKCKKITIMQQTILKCKEELSTEFGGCMVVSCYHIGPHETINETYKKIKEWIKNHGYICSKESYERYVTDYWTTKNASKFVTEILIKIRREK from the coding sequence ATGGAAGAAGAGTTATATTCCATAGGAAGAGTCGGTGAAATATGTAATATAACAAAAAAAGCATTAAGATATTATGATAAAATGCACATATTATCACCTGATAAAGTAGCTGATGAAAATGGTTATAGATATTATAGCAAAAGAACTTTATTATCTGTTCCAATGATAAAGTACTATAAACAAAGTGGATTTAAACTTGAAGAGATGAAAACCTTCCTTAAAGGGACAACATATGATTTTTTTCACAGAAGTTTTAAGAAAAAAATTCATGAATTAAAAGAACTTCAAAAAGAAATAAATTTAAAAATAAGATCTGTTGAAGACTGGGACAATCTTATAGTTGAGGCACAGATGGTAATTGAAAACAAAGTTTGTGATGTATCTGTAAAATATATAGATAATCGTACTTTAATATTTTTAGATCAAAATTTTCAATATGATTATATGGATTCTATAATCAACATAGAATTTACAAATTATATAGAAAGTATAAATAATGCAATAACAGGGCCAGTAATTATAAGATTTCCCTCTTTTGAAGAAAAGATGAATGGAAAGTGCAAAAAAATAACCATAATGCAACAAACAATTTTAAAGTGTAAGGAAGAATTAAGTACTGAATTTGGAGGTTGTATGGTAGTTTCTTGCTATCATATAGGACCTCATGAAACAATTAATGAAACATATAAAAAGATAAAAGAATGGATAAAAAACCATGGTTACATATGTTCTAAGGAATCTTATGAAAGGTATGTAACAGATTATTGGACTACTAAAAATGCATCAAAATTTGTAACAGAGATTCTTATAAAGATTAGAAGAGAAAAATAA
- a CDS encoding BMC domain-containing protein, which produces MRYYGEEALGLVETVGLVPALEAADKMLKAANVELISYENIGSTLVTIVVKGDVGAVTSAVEAGAAAAAAIGKLTAHNVMPRPIRAVGDIVSVHDIDS; this is translated from the coding sequence ATGAGATATTATGGAGAGGAAGCTTTAGGACTTGTAGAAACAGTAGGATTAGTTCCGGCTCTTGAAGCAGCAGATAAGATGCTTAAGGCGGCTAATGTTGAATTAATTTCATATGAGAATATTGGGTCAACTCTTGTAACTATTGTGGTAAAAGGGGATGTTGGTGCAGTAACGTCTGCTGTGGAAGCAGGTGCAGCCGCAGCTGCTGCAATAGGCAAATTAACAGCTCACAATGTTATGCCACGTCCTATTAGGGCAGTTGGAGATATTGTTTCAGTACATGATATAGATTCATAA
- a CDS encoding 1-propanol dehydrogenase PduQ — MEEFNINTSIYFGKGSLDRLSQIKNKRVLIVCDKFMETSGITLKVQQKLDNCKVAIYSDIVPDPSVEVIAAGIQKLQSCNSEVIIALGGGSAIDGAKAIREYVKKITNGVSKIKEFYAIPTTSGTGSEVTEYAVITNTQEQLKYALTDKSLLPTVAILDPELVKTVPKSITADTGMDVITHAIEAYVSKNATDFSDAFAEKSLTLAFEFLPQAYEDGNNIVARQKLHNASCLAGIAFNAAGLGITHSLAHAVGGKLHVSHGRSNAIILPHVIEYNANLNKTVFNIEYNRAAKRYQRLAQLLNLHASNANIGVNNLVKSIVELQKKLMIPTTLKQQGVDIELAKASKEQIIDAALKDVCTTANPREVTNKELLQILNKVY, encoded by the coding sequence ATGGAAGAATTTAATATTAATACAAGTATTTATTTTGGAAAAGGATCTTTAGATAGGTTGAGTCAGATTAAAAACAAAAGGGTATTAATTGTATGTGATAAATTCATGGAAACTTCGGGTATAACTTTAAAAGTACAACAAAAGCTAGATAATTGCAAAGTAGCTATATATAGCGATATTGTACCTGATCCATCTGTAGAAGTTATTGCAGCTGGTATTCAAAAATTACAAAGTTGTAATTCAGAGGTTATAATAGCTCTTGGTGGAGGTTCTGCAATTGATGGAGCTAAAGCAATAAGAGAATATGTAAAAAAAATTACTAATGGAGTTTCTAAAATAAAAGAGTTTTATGCTATACCTACTACAAGCGGTACAGGCTCTGAAGTAACAGAATACGCAGTAATTACAAATACACAGGAGCAGTTAAAGTATGCGCTTACAGATAAATCTCTTCTTCCTACAGTAGCAATCCTTGATCCTGAACTTGTAAAAACCGTTCCTAAATCTATAACTGCTGATACAGGAATGGATGTAATAACACATGCTATAGAGGCTTATGTTTCAAAAAATGCTACTGATTTTTCAGATGCTTTTGCGGAAAAGTCTCTTACTTTAGCTTTTGAATTTTTACCACAAGCCTATGAAGACGGAAATAACATAGTAGCAAGGCAAAAACTTCATAATGCTTCATGTCTTGCAGGAATTGCATTTAATGCAGCTGGACTTGGAATTACTCATAGTTTAGCTCATGCAGTAGGGGGAAAATTGCACGTGTCTCATGGAAGAAGTAATGCAATAATACTTCCCCATGTAATTGAGTATAATGCTAATTTAAATAAAACTGTTTTTAATATTGAATATAATAGAGCTGCTAAGAGATATCAAAGACTTGCTCAATTATTGAATTTACATGCGTCCAATGCAAACATTGGTGTCAATAATTTAGTTAAGAGTATTGTAGAACTTCAAAAGAAATTAATGATTCCAACGACATTAAAACAGCAAGGTGTTGATATAGAACTTGCTAAAGCATCAAAAGAGCAAATTATTGATGCTGCGCTTAAAGATGTTTGTACAACAGCAAATCCAAGAGAAGTTACAAATAAAGAATTATTACAAATTTTAAATAAAGTATACTAG
- a CDS encoding membrane protein translates to MSEDSRAVSAEAIIAKKKLTRNFFRKGISLALSSGISYGLYTAFLTMGMTKGVWSDWYGKNTVGLSAFIIAYLLAALGNAINDTCSAAWSLLYAILKGKFGDFLRCINTKPGRIMIVAALIGGPIASTAYVVALQMAGSIVVPISALCPAIAAILGKVLYKQELNKRMAFGIGICVCASFLIGSTGFTGEASKGTLLGLLIAIIAALGWGFEGCVAGYGTALIDPEIGICIRQVTSGIANLFILLPILGKMAGGVNISVNLAVQAFTSSPAMAWFVLSGLLTFLTFMTWYAGNSMCGAGLGTACNGTYSFFGPLFCLLVLGVYGGMDGWSLPSVAWIGAIAMMLGILIVSMNPLDLFKKKTGVDIDEAA, encoded by the coding sequence ATGAGTGAAGATTCAAGAGCAGTAAGCGCTGAGGCAATTATTGCAAAGAAGAAATTAACAAGAAATTTCTTCAGAAAAGGTATATCCCTAGCGTTATCTTCAGGAATTTCCTACGGATTATATACTGCATTTTTAACCATGGGTATGACCAAAGGGGTTTGGAGTGATTGGTATGGTAAGAATACAGTGGGGTTATCAGCATTTATTATAGCTTATTTACTTGCAGCACTTGGTAATGCCATAAATGATACTTGTAGTGCTGCGTGGTCATTATTATATGCAATACTTAAAGGTAAATTTGGAGATTTTTTAAGATGTATTAACACAAAGCCAGGAAGAATTATGATAGTGGCAGCTCTTATAGGTGGACCTATAGCTAGTACTGCTTATGTTGTGGCACTTCAAATGGCTGGATCAATAGTTGTTCCAATATCAGCACTTTGTCCTGCTATCGCTGCTATATTAGGCAAAGTATTATATAAACAAGAATTAAATAAGCGTATGGCTTTTGGTATTGGGATATGTGTGTGTGCAAGTTTTTTAATTGGTAGTACAGGATTTACAGGTGAGGCTTCAAAAGGTACTTTACTTGGTTTGTTAATAGCTATTATTGCAGCTTTAGGTTGGGGATTTGAAGGTTGTGTAGCTGGATATGGTACAGCACTTATTGACCCTGAAATCGGTATTTGTATACGTCAAGTAACATCAGGTATAGCAAACTTATTTATATTGCTTCCTATTTTAGGCAAGATGGCTGGTGGAGTAAATATTTCTGTTAATCTTGCGGTGCAAGCATTTACAAGTTCTCCTGCAATGGCTTGGTTTGTTTTGAGTGGCCTTTTAACATTTTTAACTTTTATGACATGGTATGCTGGTAACAGCATGTGTGGAGCCGGTCTTGGTACTGCATGTAACGGAACATATTCTTTCTTTGGACCATTATTCTGTTTATTAGTATTAGGAGTATATGGTGGAATGGATGGATGGTCATTACCTTCAGTTGCTTGGATTGGAGCTATAGCAATGATGCTTGGTATTCTTATAGTATCTATGAATCCGCTAGATTTATTTAAAAAGAAAACGGGGGTGGATATAGATGAAGCCGCTTAA
- a CDS encoding IS701 family transposase, whose product MFQNLIISNELSLYKFFKQLNFDLYLTKPQLEHLEGTMTAMILKGFNGKVSDIAELASKRHRTSITRFLSKSNWDENLLINALKSKVIELIWNKSEKSQKPIYLIIDDTISEKTKPSSKAINPIEKCYFHNSHLKRKTVYGHQLVVALLSCDGLVLPYSIEIYDKSNMSKIDIATKLIKSMPKPVNKGYILCDSWYSCKAIFKASALAGYAYIGALKTNRVIYPKGHERLGIKLHKFATSLNKDSFDLVKVKGKHYYIYNYIGHLNDMKNVSIILSYPKESFQKEGSLKAFISTDLVLKPLDILFKYTDRWVIEPFFRDCKNYLGLDSYQVRSERSILRYLTIMFITYTYCKLYSSKTLQFNTGLKLAKNNFKKAQIIFIYSAALNGQPIEKIFENLKIA is encoded by the coding sequence ATGTTTCAGAACTTAATTATATCAAATGAATTATCACTATACAAATTTTTTAAACAATTAAATTTTGATTTATATCTAACTAAACCTCAATTAGAGCATTTAGAAGGTACTATGACTGCTATGATTTTAAAAGGATTTAATGGTAAAGTATCTGACATAGCGGAGCTTGCTTCTAAAAGGCATAGAACTAGTATTACAAGATTTTTATCTAAAAGCAATTGGGATGAAAATTTATTAATAAATGCTTTGAAATCTAAGGTTATAGAGCTTATTTGGAATAAATCCGAGAAATCACAAAAACCAATTTATTTAATAATTGATGATACTATTTCTGAAAAAACAAAGCCCTCGTCAAAGGCAATAAATCCTATAGAAAAATGTTATTTTCACAATTCACATTTAAAAAGGAAAACAGTATATGGTCATCAATTAGTGGTTGCCTTACTTTCTTGTGATGGTTTAGTTTTACCTTACTCAATAGAAATCTACGATAAGAGTAATATGAGTAAGATAGATATAGCTACTAAATTAATTAAATCAATGCCTAAACCTGTTAATAAAGGGTATATTTTATGTGATAGTTGGTATAGTTGTAAAGCTATTTTTAAAGCTTCTGCGTTAGCAGGCTACGCTTATATTGGTGCACTTAAAACTAATAGAGTTATATATCCTAAAGGTCATGAAAGATTAGGAATAAAATTACATAAATTTGCTACTAGTTTAAATAAAGATTCCTTTGACCTCGTCAAAGTTAAAGGTAAGCATTACTATATTTATAACTATATTGGACACTTAAATGATATGAAAAATGTTTCAATAATTTTAAGTTATCCCAAAGAATCCTTTCAAAAAGAAGGTTCTTTAAAAGCATTTATATCCACAGACCTAGTATTAAAACCTTTAGATATTCTATTTAAATACACCGACAGGTGGGTTATTGAACCATTCTTCAGAGATTGCAAAAATTATTTAGGTTTAGATAGTTATCAAGTAAGAAGTGAAAGAAGTATCCTTCGATATCTTACTATAATGTTTATAACCTATACTTATTGTAAGTTATACTCAAGCAAAACTTTACAATTCAATACAGGGTTAAAATTAGCTAAAAATAATTTTAAAAAAGCTCAAATTATTTTTATTTATTCAGCAGCCTTAAACGGCCAACCTATAGAAAAAATTTTTGAAAATTTAAAAATAGCATAA